Genomic window (Nicotiana sylvestris chromosome 7, ASM39365v2, whole genome shotgun sequence):
cttcgcatttgcgaccatttaatcacatttgcgatcagctcagctcgcaattgcgagcatttCTTCGCTTTTGCAAAGGAAGCATGAGTGTGAGAGACATCACAAATGCGATggttttctcgcatttgcgagtttcgcaattgtgaagctcaggtcgcaaatgTGATATATGTAGTTGTGTATAAGGGACTTAGACgtgatttttcattcattctccaaaatttcaaaacctaaaacacaagaggcgatttttcaaagaccatTTCTTCCCCTAAATCATAGGGAAGTGATTCTTAActaatttctttcaatctttcacttcattttacaagatttcaacctagaatctaagattttcatggtggaattggtaATTTTTGGGTAGAAACGAGGGATTTAGacttcaaattgaggtcggattctaaaaccaattatatatccgggctcgggagtgaatgggtaatcggattttggtctgaATTTTAGGTTTGGACCAAGGGGGTCCGGAtgttgacttttattgacttttcaaAAATGGCCTTAATTGAATTCTTTACAATCATGGATAGTTACTAAGGCTTAGattgaattgtttggttggtaatttgctagattctaatGGTCCGGAGGCTTGTGTGAAGGGAAAAcggtgattgagctttgagttggctgttggagcgaggtaagtgttatgTCTAtctttgactcgagggattaggaatcattgacttaattgctatgtgaaaatccatgtgagtcgcgtataggtgaggtgatgaGTACCTATGGCCGCCAATTTATGTGTTTTGCATGTCTCCTTCCCGTTCTTAATATATTGGTTTTCTGCCTTAACTGCTACATGCTTTACTAGTATTCCCATGCTTAATTGCCACTTGTTTGACATTGTTTTTCATTGTTGAAGGTATTAGCTACCCCGTAGTTTCATTGTCTCATATTGTTGGCTAAAGCTGGTTTATCGGTGTTTTATTGTATATTTTGGATTGTTTTCGCTGAGTAGTATTATTTGAGTGAAGTTTCATAATGTACAAGCTTTCCGTTTGCTTTGGTTTGAGGTTTTGGATTAAATTGTGGAATTTCTATTTTTATTGTGTAATTGGTActaatatggtgggatcgggttgcacgccgcaataggaggaataagggttATATATTGAGGATGAATAAAGGTGAAATGCTACTatatagtgggatcgggttgcgcgtcgcaacaagagaaataagggtgatatatataCAGGAGGAATAAGTTTGAATTGCTATTATACGGTGAGATCTGGTTGCACGctacaacaggaggaataaggttggattgatatggagtaataaatgtgaatattcatattgatattgattatatggtggatCGGAATGCATGCCGCATCAGTTTGTGTGTTTATCTATTTTACTTCTACTGTGTAAGTTAATTGGTAGCTTTGCATTttacttaaggattggttatagctcgATACTAATAAGACACTTGAATTCTGCATTCATTCCTTGCAAGTTACTGCTCATTTTGTCATGTTCTTCTTTCTGCTTTTATTATACACTGTATGTAGGTTATATTGTAATTGCCCCGccgtagcctcatcactacctcgtcgaggttaggctcggcacttatcagtacatggggtcggttgtactgatactgtactctgcactttctgtgcagatttcggagcaGGTAGTAGCTGATTGTGAGGTTGGCTTCAGGTTACACAGTTCGGAGACCCAAGGAGTCCTGTTGGCGTCCCCTTCTGCGTCTCTATAgtacttttttctttatttccaaaacatTTGTAATTTCTTTCAGACCGATATTTGTAGAAAATCATAGTGTGTTCGTGGATTATGACACCGGATTCTGGATAGTAATAGCAACGGTACGTATTGATAATAGTATATAAACAAAGAGGCTGTTTACTTACTTCCGCAATTATTTATACTtgttttagtttgtttacttttaaTCATTGAAACGTAAAGGAAATTGGTTAATAATACTTTAATgttagcttgcctagcaagtgtgatgttaggcgtcatcacgattccGATGGTAGAAATTTCGGGTCATGACATATGATAGTGAACTTATAAGACTCAGTCGTTACCTTGGGTCGGGGTAGGGTTGCACCAACCTAACACGGTTGATGGGATTTCGTGCTTTGTTGTTTGCAGGTTGTTGCTAGGTATGTGTATGAGTAGAAACTACCGAGTTTCATACGAGACCAGGTGGCAGGTGCATGTGACATCACATTAAATTGTGATTAATCAGTGCAGACCTGACAATCAATTAAATTCCTACAATGTGAAAATGTTCCAAGTAAATTTTGGCTCAATTTCCATATGATGATACAACAGCTGCATATCGTTAGCTTAATGATGCTATAAGCCTTCTATAAAAAGGGCTATTCATAGCAAACCTTTCTTCACTCATCCTCATACTGTAAGACTCAAAACCTCACACTTTGGTAACACCAGGTTATGTTTAAAATTCTATGCacaatttcttttttatttataaagTTTGCCATGCTTATAGCCGAGGTTCCAAAAAGTTAATTATTGCTATTAGTTCTTATTGATATATAAAATTCTTCAAATTTGAGTTATCCTAGCTAGCACGCATATATTATTATCGTAAGAGTTCAAATTTTATGCACTAACAATATATTATATTTTTGCGCCTATCACATTAAGTTACCTGAGGTAACTGACTATAAGAAACACAATTTAATAacgtgaaaaataaaatatagaacTTGCTATAAAAAGTTGAATTACAGTGACAATGTAATGTTTGTATTTTACATCATTTGTATCGATAACTTTAGCGCTTTCTGAATAAAAACTTACATGCATTCACGTTTCGAAACTTAAAATAATTCAAATTTCTATATATATGAAATAGTCTTGTTTAAGAAATCGAGTAGCTATCATGACTCGAAAAAGTAAAAATGAAAAGCCTAATAAATTTGACATTAGGCTAAAGACGTGCCTAAATATAATGCGTTGCACATACTTAGCTTAAAAAGTTTAATTACTCTTTTGAAATTTCAAATTTCTTCCAACATAtattcaatattttttttattcttccaACTTCTGATCAGATTAACGAAAAAGAAATGGAAATATTTGAGGCAACTGAAGATAATTATGGAGGAGTTACTGTCAACATGAAGAAGGAAGAGCCTATGGATTCTCATAAATTTCATACTATGCTGATGGCTTCCATATCCACTTGGAGGCAAAAGGTACGTATACTTGTTATTTATTCATTTATAGCTAGGTGATGAGTTCGAGTCGTGGGAGCAGCCACTAATGTTTGTATTAGGATAGACCGTCTATATCACACCCCTTGGAGTCAGAGGAAAATGCAATATTTAAGCTATGGGTTCAATCCTGAAGAATTTTTGccatgaacccattatatttttaaaactatGGGTTCAaacctattatttattataattttagtGAATTCTTATACATATATTTTATGTTTCGCGTTGGAAGTATTGGGTTCAATTGAAACTGATATTACAACTTTGCATCCCCCTTTGCTTGGGGTGCAACCCTTCTCTGAGCCTGAATGCGGAAAACTTCGTGTACTTGACTGCCTTTTTATAAACGCCGTTAATAAGATAGATCTTAGTTAATTCATATACTAATTATGACAAATAGTTGTCTCTCAAGgaatttaaaattagaaaaagaaaaatcatagGTAATACAttaatatcttttttttttcttcattttgatgTTCAGGGAAAGAAGGGTATATGGATCAAGTTGCCTATAGAACTTGCTCATCTTGTTGAAGCAGCAGTTaaggtaaaatatacatatatactccCACTAACACAGACTACTTTACATTAGATTTTAATTAAGtgatatatttaattatattgtaGGAGGGATTTTGGTATCATCATGCTGAGGCAACATATTTGATGCTGGTTTATTGGATTCCAGAAACccctcatactttacctgctaatGCTTCTCATCGTGTTGGTATTGGTGCTCTCGTTCTCAACAATAATGGAGAGGTCCAAATAACACATTCTTTTTCTTGTGAATATATGTTAGTATAACGAAATTAACTTCTATGCACTTACAAGTATAAAAGTATAACTGGAATTAGGGGGGCAAATGGGCGGGGCGGGACGGATAAGGTCAGGTTGAAAATTGATAATacaaaaaacggataaattatccgatctgatcatatttaatacggataataAATGGGTTAACGGGCAGATGATATAGATATTCATTTATCCATGACTGGGAACATTTCTAGTTTGCCAAATTTGAAGAACCCCCAATTTGAGACTTTATAAATGTAAAAACTAAACTCATTGATTATCTATTTTTTATGTGGATTATATGAgttttatccatatttgacccatttttaaaaagttcataaCCAAAccattttttaatggataatatgagtgaataactatttttttttaatcattttgCCACCACTAACATGATATTATTTCCAGATttcacattgaacaagttaaaagtaaaaaaattatTCAACTTGGCAGGTGCTAGTGGTTAAAGAAAAATCTGGAAAAAGCACTGGAATTTGGAAGCTGCCTACTGGCGTTGTTGAAGAGGTTAACCATTtgtatctttttcttttcatttccttttattaaaaaaaaagttatttttttgcAGTTTCCTTGAAGTCTACAACCAAATATTATCCTTCCATCTCTTATCCTAGTAGTAATATTTTTAATTGTCAATATTCCAAAATTTAAAGGGGGATTCCAAAGAGAGTAGTAtcggtttttttttctttctaaaaagaTACAATTGGAGGaattttttcttttctaaaagAAGCGAGTGCATTACATTCACATTTTATTAGAGCATTTTTAGGCACTAAAATCTCGTAAGGGAATCAGCATTTTGTGGAATTCTCTGTGTAATGATTTATTGTATATACAAAATAATACTCTGCGTAATGATTTAACTAATATTATGTAAGTATAATTTGTGGAATTCTTTCACTTATAGGGCGAGGATATATGCGTGGCAGCCATTAGAGAAGTACAAGAAGAGACAGGAGTAAGTTGATACATCTAAATCATTTGAtgaacaagaaaaataaaagtagaCAAATTAATTTCCCTTAAATCATAGAGCATTGAACTCAcaaatatttctttttcttcttctttttagatTGAGACAGAATTTATTGAAATCCTCGCCTTCAGGTAAGAACGATATTTCATCCTTTTGGCCATTGAGAAATTggaaaattttaagaagaaaaacaaaagaaaaagtaaagtGCAATAATAATTCATAAGAAAACCTTTGGGGTGGCCGAGTTGGCTGATTAGGGGACTTCACAAATGGGAGGTCTAGGATTCGAAATCTACTTGTATACCTCCTCAGTCGAGTCCGTCACACGAGACTTGCCTAGTGCAGTTTATCCTCTTATGTGGTTTGCAGGCTATTACATATAACAACAATGTTTACAGTGTTTGCACCTGAGAGATAGCGACTGCGAGTTCCATCGTTAAATATTCATAAGAAAAAGTAAGGTATAGAAAGCAATAAATTACAAACACATCTTTCCCGGATAATTTTTCTACAACACATGATTATATATATGTCCTAATTAATCTTGTTCTTCCAAAATAATTCAGCAGCtgaaacttttgaatttttgttcACTACAGACAAAGTCACAAATCATTCTTTGGAAAGTCGGATTTGTTCTTCATATGCATGCTAAAACCCCTTAATTTTACTATCCACAAGCAAAATGCTGAGATTGAGGAAGCTCAGGTATGTCAAAAATAACCACTTTGCATTTCAGCTATACTTCACATTGAGGAAGCTCAGTATGTAAAAAATAACCCCTTTTATTGATCTCTTTGCAGTGGATGGCAATTGAAGAATATTCAGCTCAACCAAAGTTGAACAAAAGTGAACTCTCCAAAAACATTGCCAAGATATGTCTAGCaaaaaaagataatgaatacaCTGGATTCTCTGCTGTTCTTACAACTACAGGACTTTCTGCTAAGAATTGTTATTTGTACTCTAATAAATGATCACATGATCATTAAAATACACACTCTTTTATGCATATGTTTGCAATAAAGTTGTGAATTTCCCGTTTACGGTGAATGAAATAATATTTGTCATTGTTGGAAGAAAATccagaccctacttgtgggaatacactgggttattgttgttgtatcgtTGCaagaaaatcaaaacagtgaTCAGTTTACTTCGCTATGATGTTGTGCCAATTAAAGTTCAAATTCATCCTATTTGggagaaaatataaataaaaactcTAGTTTGATGATACAGTTATGGGTGGTAGTGTAACCATATTCATGACATGTGGAAAATAAAATACTGGCTAGTAGTCTAGTTAGAACACTTTTGTCTTAGTCCATTTAATTAATTTGTTGTTAGGTTTCTTTTTAATTCTCTTTTTTGGTTTGCCTTTTATTTGTGGGGAATCCATGCAAATAAAGTCAGTGATTTTGGCATCAATTACTACAATTTGCCGTATTCGTTTGCTACGTATGATTTTGTGTTAGGATCAAAGATATGTACAATAAAAACCAGTTCGGTGCACAAAGTAATCTGCATTTACTCAACGTTTGGGGGAAGGGTCGTACCCCAAGAGATCTGATATAGACAATCTATCATAATATAAATATTAATGGCTGTTTTTACAGCTCGAACCACTTATTTATAGTTCACATGGAAACAACTTTACCATTACTTCAAGGCTCCAAAGATATATATATTGTTGGTGTAaatattcttcttctttatttccttttttgaTCCCACGCCAAGAGTTTTGATATGCACTATGCTGAATAAGTTGTTAAAATAATTAGTAGAACTCCTTATAGAAATCTGATGATAAGTAAGAATTTACTAAGCCTTAATTACCTCGtgcttgatttttcttttgcttaatatACCTTCTTGAGCGTTAGTTCCTTCGAATTTCATGCATCAAATAATTGTCCGTAGTTTTTTGTCTTCCTTTCAAATGTAACCTGAACAAAAACGAGTtcattactcaaatggtcactcaactatcccaaattatctCCTAATGTTACTTtactttcgtttgtaacaacaaaaTCACTGAATTATGTGtattgcactcagaaggtcactcaactagatttttcaaattttggattgcgaaatacctattttaccctctaaattataaacatttatcttccttttatttttttaaaactttttaatattatgattttcccttttaatttatattatggatttacctatagaataaataaatgttatttataaattaataaaagtatttaagcatatataattctggaataacaaaataatgagcatagtaaaaaaattaattagaataatttgttagtaataataattttagtattaacaacaaaaattgaaaattttatttacACGAtttagaatgaaagaaaataaaggtagtaaaatatatatttcatgcacttaatataaaaataattatttaaataaagtatttttataatatacattatatattcttgaaaattatgctcaattatattattatatttcTATCAACTTTCCGACGACATAAAGTTATGTCACCGGAAAACAGATGGGCTatatgtatagggtaaaatatgttatGTTAAatcgtgcatggaatatatatatatatatatatatatatatatatatatatatatatatatataattgagcataatttgtAAGAATATATAacgtatattataaaaatacttttatttaaataattatttttatattaagtgcatgaaatatatattttacaacctttatttctttcattctaaattgtgtaaataaatttttaaatttttgttgttaatattaaattattattacaaacaaattattctaattaatttgttactatgcttattattttgttatttcagCATTATAGatgcttaaatactttttatttttttaaaatttgtaaataatatttatttagtCTAGAGttaagtccataatataaattaaaaagggaaaatcatAATATTGAAAagttttaaaaaagtaaaagtagATAAATACTTGTAATTTAAAGGGTAAAATAGGTACTTTGGCaatccaaaatttaaaaaatctagttgagtgaccttctgagtgcaatagacatagttcagtgactttgttgttacaaacgaaagtaaagtgactttaggagataacttgagatagttgagtgaccatttgagtaattgACTCGAACAAAAACACATGCTAGTGCTCTTCTACTCTAGTATAAGGGGAAAAAAAGGAGTCCGGAAGAAGAAGGGTGTATTGGAGTAGTAACGATAAAGTTGTTTTATTATGATCTATTGGTTACGAGTTTGAGCCGTGCATGAAATTAGCTTCTAACGCTTAGGTTAAAAATAGGTTACCTATATTATATCTTTTGAGATACAGTCCTGGTTCTGAGCTTACATAAACGTGAAATGCTTCGTATAttgagtaattttttttttttggttaggaAGAAAATATTGTTTAGCTATAGGCTCGTCATTTTCAGTAAACATTTTCTTTTTCCGATTTATGATATTTGACTTGCTCTCGTCGAAAAGCTTTAAACATTTCCTCTCCACCATTGGTAGTTGACATGCATATTCCCACCAAAAATACGACTATATGTAGTCATCCACTCAATGAGTAAAAATAGcatggtatagccagttttcggactggtcattcaaaattagccagcgtttacgaagttaATAAAAAATAGCTACAATTTtgttgcaacagagaccggtacaacataatatattggagttcggtgcacctgtgtatgaactccagcatattatgctggatcggtatactttgctgactccagtataatttactggagactggagcaccggtgctccaaactccagtatattatactggacaattatacttgctggaattccagtatattatgctggagttctagtgtacttatgttggaactccatcatattatgctggagttccaacatacttatcctggaactccagtataatatgctggagttcaagcatacttatgctggaactccagtataatataatgacgtattttccgggttttgaacagtgttttcgctcagatttatctttacatgaaaagtggctaaatttcaattacttttgaaactgagttatttttgaacgaccagttataaatctggctatttttgaatttcttccacTCAACAGACAG
Coding sequences:
- the LOC104231099 gene encoding nudix hydrolase 2-like; the protein is MEIFEATEDNYGGVTVNMKKEEPMDSHKFHTMLMASISTWRQKGKKGIWIKLPIELAHLVEAAVKEGFWYHHAEATYLMLVYWIPETPHTLPANASHRVGIGALVLNNNGEVLVVKEKSGKSTGIWKLPTGVVEEGEDICVAAIREVQEETGIETEFIEILAFRQSHKSFFGKSDLFFICMLKPLNFTIHKQNAEIEEAQWMAIEEYSAQPKLNKSELSKNIAKICLAKKDNEYTGFSAVLTTTGLSAKNCYLYSNK